Proteins encoded by one window of Conger conger chromosome 1, fConCon1.1, whole genome shotgun sequence:
- the cdc42se1 gene encoding CDC42 small effector protein 1, whose amino-acid sequence MSEFWHKMSCCVVAKPPPKKKRRKIDRTMIGEPMNFVHLTHIGSGEMAEGLSPSGPIQEQMRSKGPSANGRNSLL is encoded by the exons ATGAGCGAGTTCTGGCACAAGATGAGCTGCTGTGTGGTGGCCAAACCCCCACCG aagaagaagaggaggaagattGATCGTACCATGATCGGCGAGCCCATGAACTTTGTCCACCTGACGCACATTGGTTCTGGGGAGATGGCAGAGGGATTGTCCCCG TCGGGGCCGATCCAGGAACAGATGAGGTCAAAAGGACCAAGCGCAAATGGCCGCAACAGCTTATTATAG
- the bnipl gene encoding bcl-2/adenovirus E1B 19 kDa-interacting protein 2-like protein isoform X2, whose amino-acid sequence MGPDGTKPNFQDMELREEWQDEEFPRPLPEDSHGPEDELETSAADRGRPVPPSSLALSGGQPRKKRLLAPTLSLGLDQSDSVISDEFAAAALSTSPEDDTELDINLEALETPSDSESCNFPDSAHELEWEDDLPRMGREEEGKVSTPVTDQVEMDLDQVDGEGRKWRRFRIAGQELNVNMSVLEPYLQVLSHGGYYGDGMNAIIVFSSCYLPDNSTENYAYVMDNLFRYIVGTLDLMVAENYIMVYLCGMAPRSKMPPIKWLRECYLTVNRRLKKDLKGMFVVHPTWYIKALITIVKPFISVKFSRKVRFINSLLELQQFIPMEHVQIPDCIRQFDKTTNR is encoded by the exons at GGGCCCAGACGGCACGAAACCTAACTTTCAGGACATGGAGCTGAGAGAGGAGTGGCAGGATGAAGAGTTTCCCAG ACCACTACCGGAAGATTCTCATGGCCCAGAGGATGAGCTGGAGACTTCTGCAGCTGATAGAGGCAGACCTG TCCCTCCCAGCAGCCTGGCACTCTCTGGAGGCCAGCCCAGGAAGAAACGCCTGCTGGCCCCCACGCTGAGCCTGGGCCTGGACCAGAGTGACTCGGTGATCTCAGACGAGTTTGCGGCCGCCGCCCTGTCCACCTCTCCTGAGGACGACACGGAGCTGGACATAAacctggaggccctggagaCGCCCTCCGACAGCGAGTCGTGCAACTTCCCCGACAGCGCGCACGAACTGGAGTGGGAGG ATGACCTGCCTCGAATGGGCCGGGAGGAGGAAGGGAAGGTCAGCACGCCTGTGACCGACCAGGTGGAGATGGACCTGGACCAGGTGGACGGGGAGGGCCGGAAGTGGCGGCGGTTCCGGATCGCTGGGCAGGAGCTCAACGTCAACATGAGTGTCCTGGAGCCATACCTCCAGGTGCTGTCCCATGGCG GTTACTATGGGGACGGCATGAACGCCATCATTGTGTTTTCCTCCTGTTACCTCCCAGATAACTCCACTGAGAACTATGCGTATGTCATGGACAATCTCTTCAG GTACATTGTGGGGACCCTGGACCTGATGGTGGCGGAGAACTACATCATGGTGTACCTTTGCGGCATGGCCCCTCGAAGCAAGATGCCTCCCATTAAGTGGCTACGCGAGTGCTACCTCACTGTGAACAGGAG GTTGAAGAAGGATCTGAAAGGAATGTTTGTTGTTCACCCTACCTGGTATATCAAAGCGCTGATCACCATCGTCAAGCCTTTCATAAG TGTGAAGTTCAGCCGGAAGGTGCGCTTCATTAACAGCCTGCTGGAACTCCAGCAGTTCATCCCAATGGAGCATGTGCAGATCCCGGACTGCATCCGACA GTTTGACAAGACGACGAATAGGTGA
- the bnipl gene encoding bcl-2/adenovirus E1B 19 kDa-interacting protein 2-like protein isoform X1, translated as MGSYTERRDQYVLNRGPDGTKPNFQDMELREEWQDEEFPRPLPEDSHGPEDELETSAADRGRPVPPSSLALSGGQPRKKRLLAPTLSLGLDQSDSVISDEFAAAALSTSPEDDTELDINLEALETPSDSESCNFPDSAHELEWEDDLPRMGREEEGKVSTPVTDQVEMDLDQVDGEGRKWRRFRIAGQELNVNMSVLEPYLQVLSHGGYYGDGMNAIIVFSSCYLPDNSTENYAYVMDNLFRYIVGTLDLMVAENYIMVYLCGMAPRSKMPPIKWLRECYLTVNRRLKKDLKGMFVVHPTWYIKALITIVKPFISVKFSRKVRFINSLLELQQFIPMEHVQIPDCIRQFDKTTNR; from the exons ATGGGATCTTACACGGAACGCAGGGACCAGTACGTGCTCAATAG GGGCCCAGACGGCACGAAACCTAACTTTCAGGACATGGAGCTGAGAGAGGAGTGGCAGGATGAAGAGTTTCCCAG ACCACTACCGGAAGATTCTCATGGCCCAGAGGATGAGCTGGAGACTTCTGCAGCTGATAGAGGCAGACCTG TCCCTCCCAGCAGCCTGGCACTCTCTGGAGGCCAGCCCAGGAAGAAACGCCTGCTGGCCCCCACGCTGAGCCTGGGCCTGGACCAGAGTGACTCGGTGATCTCAGACGAGTTTGCGGCCGCCGCCCTGTCCACCTCTCCTGAGGACGACACGGAGCTGGACATAAacctggaggccctggagaCGCCCTCCGACAGCGAGTCGTGCAACTTCCCCGACAGCGCGCACGAACTGGAGTGGGAGG ATGACCTGCCTCGAATGGGCCGGGAGGAGGAAGGGAAGGTCAGCACGCCTGTGACCGACCAGGTGGAGATGGACCTGGACCAGGTGGACGGGGAGGGCCGGAAGTGGCGGCGGTTCCGGATCGCTGGGCAGGAGCTCAACGTCAACATGAGTGTCCTGGAGCCATACCTCCAGGTGCTGTCCCATGGCG GTTACTATGGGGACGGCATGAACGCCATCATTGTGTTTTCCTCCTGTTACCTCCCAGATAACTCCACTGAGAACTATGCGTATGTCATGGACAATCTCTTCAG GTACATTGTGGGGACCCTGGACCTGATGGTGGCGGAGAACTACATCATGGTGTACCTTTGCGGCATGGCCCCTCGAAGCAAGATGCCTCCCATTAAGTGGCTACGCGAGTGCTACCTCACTGTGAACAGGAG GTTGAAGAAGGATCTGAAAGGAATGTTTGTTGTTCACCCTACCTGGTATATCAAAGCGCTGATCACCATCGTCAAGCCTTTCATAAG TGTGAAGTTCAGCCGGAAGGTGCGCTTCATTAACAGCCTGCTGGAACTCCAGCAGTTCATCCCAATGGAGCATGTGCAGATCCCGGACTGCATCCGACA GTTTGACAAGACGACGAATAGGTGA
- the bnipl gene encoding bcl-2/adenovirus E1B 19 kDa-interacting protein 2-like protein isoform X3: MELREEWQDEEFPRPLPEDSHGPEDELETSAADRGRPVPPSSLALSGGQPRKKRLLAPTLSLGLDQSDSVISDEFAAAALSTSPEDDTELDINLEALETPSDSESCNFPDSAHELEWEDDLPRMGREEEGKVSTPVTDQVEMDLDQVDGEGRKWRRFRIAGQELNVNMSVLEPYLQVLSHGGYYGDGMNAIIVFSSCYLPDNSTENYAYVMDNLFRYIVGTLDLMVAENYIMVYLCGMAPRSKMPPIKWLRECYLTVNRRLKKDLKGMFVVHPTWYIKALITIVKPFISVKFSRKVRFINSLLELQQFIPMEHVQIPDCIRQFDKTTNR; the protein is encoded by the exons ATGGAGCTGAGAGAGGAGTGGCAGGATGAAGAGTTTCCCAG ACCACTACCGGAAGATTCTCATGGCCCAGAGGATGAGCTGGAGACTTCTGCAGCTGATAGAGGCAGACCTG TCCCTCCCAGCAGCCTGGCACTCTCTGGAGGCCAGCCCAGGAAGAAACGCCTGCTGGCCCCCACGCTGAGCCTGGGCCTGGACCAGAGTGACTCGGTGATCTCAGACGAGTTTGCGGCCGCCGCCCTGTCCACCTCTCCTGAGGACGACACGGAGCTGGACATAAacctggaggccctggagaCGCCCTCCGACAGCGAGTCGTGCAACTTCCCCGACAGCGCGCACGAACTGGAGTGGGAGG ATGACCTGCCTCGAATGGGCCGGGAGGAGGAAGGGAAGGTCAGCACGCCTGTGACCGACCAGGTGGAGATGGACCTGGACCAGGTGGACGGGGAGGGCCGGAAGTGGCGGCGGTTCCGGATCGCTGGGCAGGAGCTCAACGTCAACATGAGTGTCCTGGAGCCATACCTCCAGGTGCTGTCCCATGGCG GTTACTATGGGGACGGCATGAACGCCATCATTGTGTTTTCCTCCTGTTACCTCCCAGATAACTCCACTGAGAACTATGCGTATGTCATGGACAATCTCTTCAG GTACATTGTGGGGACCCTGGACCTGATGGTGGCGGAGAACTACATCATGGTGTACCTTTGCGGCATGGCCCCTCGAAGCAAGATGCCTCCCATTAAGTGGCTACGCGAGTGCTACCTCACTGTGAACAGGAG GTTGAAGAAGGATCTGAAAGGAATGTTTGTTGTTCACCCTACCTGGTATATCAAAGCGCTGATCACCATCGTCAAGCCTTTCATAAG TGTGAAGTTCAGCCGGAAGGTGCGCTTCATTAACAGCCTGCTGGAACTCCAGCAGTTCATCCCAATGGAGCATGTGCAGATCCCGGACTGCATCCGACA GTTTGACAAGACGACGAATAGGTGA